In Methanobrevibacter oralis, a single window of DNA contains:
- a CDS encoding DUF192 domain-containing protein, producing the protein MILNKRTNEIIKIKIKIADNFFKRLLGLMFKKDIDYGLLIITKYGSTIHTSFVKFPIDIYFLDNNKQIFDIITLKPWKSYRPPKKAKYILETKKDQIKLKKGDILEFI; encoded by the coding sequence ATGATTTTAAATAAAAGGACTAATGAAATAATAAAAATAAAAATTAAAATCGCGGATAATTTCTTTAAACGTTTATTAGGATTGATGTTTAAAAAAGATATTGACTATGGACTTCTTATTATAACAAAATATGGATCAACCATCCACACTTCTTTTGTGAAATTTCCAATTGATATTTATTTTTTAGATAATAATAAACAAATTTTTGATATTATAACATTAAAACCTTGGAAAAGCTATCGTCCACCAAAAAAAGCAAAATATATTTTAGAAACAAAAAAAGATCAAATAAAATTAAAAAAAGGAGATATATTAGAATTTATCTAA
- a CDS encoding serine hydroxymethyltransferase, with product MTNYHDEIINLENIAKKHTNYMKNSINLIASENVTSVEVTEAVASDFAHRYAEGQAFERLYEGCQYIDEIEDITKRLSRKVYNVEYANVQPISGVTANIAAFFGFSNVGDKVIALEVPSGGHISHANVSAAGICGLKTISQPFDKETMNIDIDAMNKKILEEKPKIVLFGGSLFLFPHPVSEAREAADEVGAKIMYDGAHVLGLIAGGQFQQPIEEGADIMMGSTHKTFPGPQGGIILSNVDNEQIIDNAVFPGVVSNHHLHHLLGLGIATAEMLEFGEDYAKQIIKNSQALAQGLYERGFDVLCEDQGFTKSHQVAVDLRNIRSASDIAKDLANNNVVLNKNLLPGDNVDNSDNPSGIRIGTQEITRRGLKEKEMDEVAEFIKRVAVDMENIRDEVTEFMSQYTTLDYAFSDREAYEYHRL from the coding sequence ATGACTAATTATCATGATGAAATCATAAACTTAGAAAATATTGCAAAAAAACATACTAATTATATGAAAAACAGTATAAATCTCATTGCTTCAGAAAATGTAACAAGTGTGGAAGTTACTGAAGCTGTAGCGTCAGATTTTGCTCATAGATATGCTGAAGGACAAGCTTTTGAAAGATTATATGAAGGTTGTCAATATATTGATGAAATTGAAGATATTACAAAAAGGCTTTCTAGAAAAGTTTATAATGTTGAATATGCTAATGTTCAACCTATTTCAGGAGTAACTGCTAATATAGCAGCATTTTTTGGATTTTCTAATGTTGGTGATAAGGTAATAGCTTTAGAAGTTCCTTCAGGAGGACATATTAGTCATGCCAATGTTAGTGCAGCTGGAATTTGTGGTTTAAAAACTATTTCACAACCTTTTGATAAAGAAACTATGAATATTGATATTGATGCAATGAATAAAAAAATCCTCGAAGAAAAACCAAAAATTGTTCTTTTCGGAGGAAGTTTATTTTTATTTCCACATCCTGTATCTGAAGCTCGTGAAGCAGCTGATGAAGTTGGAGCTAAAATCATGTATGATGGAGCACATGTTTTAGGGCTTATTGCTGGAGGACAATTCCAACAACCTATTGAAGAGGGTGCAGATATTATGATGGGAAGTACTCATAAAACATTTCCTGGACCACAAGGGGGAATTATCCTTTCTAATGTTGATAATGAACAAATAATTGATAATGCAGTATTTCCAGGTGTAGTAAGTAATCATCACTTACATCATTTATTAGGTTTAGGTATTGCTACTGCTGAAATGTTAGAATTTGGTGAGGATTATGCTAAACAAATTATCAAAAACTCACAAGCTTTAGCTCAAGGATTATATGAACGTGGTTTCGATGTATTATGTGAAGATCAAGGATTTACAAAATCTCATCAAGTTGCTGTTGATTTAAGAAACATTAGAAGTGCTTCTGATATTGCAAAAGATTTAGCTAATAATAATGTTGTATTAAATAAAAACCTCTTACCAGGGGATAATGTGGATAATAGTGATAATCCATCTGGTATTAGAATTGGTACTCAAGAAATTACTAGAAGAGGTTTAAAAGAAAAAGAAATGGATGAAGTCGCTGAATTCATAAAACGTGTTGCTGTTGATATGGAAAATATCAGAGATGAAGTTACTGAATTCATGAGTCAATACACAACATTAGATTACGCATTCTCTGATAGAGAAGCTTATGAATATCATAGATTATAG
- a CDS encoding dihydromethanopterin reductase (acceptor), with translation MRIGFAFTGAGHLLNESVQVAEKLAKNHEVTIFLSGAAEEVLQMYGLYDRVAKLTGSKYRELACDSNQKFSYPITGRLSLGKYDLLIVSPATANTVSKIVHGIADTLVTNAVAQAGKGAVKTIIIPVDIHPGPIDTVLPSKMELTKCEGCDECTAALICQQGAIIPHEEIDLHKCIGCGLCRNSCPYGAISEGKIITIYMRDIDVENTRRLANIDEIEILENPKDILDKF, from the coding sequence ATGAGAATTGGGTTTGCTTTTACTGGTGCAGGTCATTTACTAAATGAATCTGTCCAAGTGGCTGAAAAATTAGCTAAAAATCATGAAGTCACAATTTTTCTATCAGGGGCTGCTGAAGAAGTTTTACAAATGTATGGCCTTTATGATAGGGTAGCTAAATTAACTGGTAGTAAATACCGAGAATTAGCATGTGATTCTAACCAAAAATTTTCATATCCAATTACAGGTAGACTTTCTCTTGGAAAATATGATTTATTGATTGTTTCACCAGCTACAGCAAACACAGTTTCTAAAATTGTTCATGGTATTGCAGATACTCTTGTTACTAATGCCGTTGCACAAGCAGGAAAAGGAGCTGTTAAAACAATTATAATTCCAGTAGATATCCATCCAGGTCCTATTGATACAGTATTACCATCTAAGATGGAATTAACAAAATGTGAAGGCTGTGATGAATGTACTGCTGCTTTAATATGTCAACAAGGAGCTATTATTCCTCATGAGGAAATTGATTTACATAAATGTATTGGTTGTGGTTTATGTAGAAATAGTTGTCCTTATGGTGCAATTTCTGAGGGTAAAATAATTACTATCTATATGAGGGATATTGATGTTGAAAATACTCGTAGACTAGCCAATATTGATGAAATTGAAATACTTGAAAATCCTAAGGATATTTTAGATAAATTCTAA
- a CDS encoding CoB--CoM heterodisulfide reductase iron-sulfur subunit A family protein, with protein sequence MAEEKRDNNEELRIGVYVCHCGVNVGGVVDCPDVAEYAASLPDVVLTKDYKYMCSDPGQSMIQEDIKEHNLNRIVVAACSPRLHEPTFRRCVEEAGLNKFLFEFANLREQDSWVHMNQPVEATEKAKDLVRMAVAKARLLEPLEATKVAVDNKALVIGGGVCGIQTALDLGDMGFKTYMVEKNPTIGGRMGQLDKTFPTLDCSMCILAPKMVDAYKHENIELISYAEVEEVDGYIGNFHVTIGKKARYVIEEDCTGCGSCVEACPIEIPNYYDEGVGMVKAAYIPFPQAVPLCATIDKDYCIECMLCDQACERGAIDHNQQPSKIELDVGTIIAAIGYDPFDPSGIYQYGYGRFSNVITAMEIERMINASGPTGGHVVKPSDGIEPKRIAFIHCVGSRDEQIGKPYCSRVCCMYSMKNAQLCIDHEPDTEVTCYYMDIRAFGKGYEEFYKTSQEKYGIEFVRGKPAAIFENDDLTLTIRAEDTLLGKVTEYTYDLVVLSVGLEHSEGSEELRQTLGVSKSADGFYMEAHPKLRPVDTLTDGVYIAGVAQGPKDIPDSVAQGSAAASRAAIPMAKGQVEIEPIIASTDEGVCGACEVCVELCPYGAISIVGAVGGGSHAQINSALCKGCGTCVGACPSGAMDQQHFKTDQIMAQISAALEDIGK encoded by the coding sequence TTGGTGGGGTTGTAGACTGTCCAGATGTTGCTGAGTATGCAGCTTCATTACCAGATGTGGTTTTAACTAAGGATTATAAATACATGTGTTCTGACCCTGGACAAAGCATGATCCAAGAGGATATTAAAGAACACAATCTTAATAGGATTGTTGTTGCTGCATGTTCTCCTCGTCTTCACGAACCTACTTTCCGTAGATGTGTAGAAGAAGCTGGATTAAACAAGTTTTTATTTGAATTTGCTAACTTAAGAGAACAAGATTCTTGGGTACACATGAACCAACCGGTAGAAGCTACCGAAAAAGCAAAAGACTTAGTTCGTATGGCTGTTGCTAAAGCAAGATTACTCGAACCATTAGAAGCTACTAAAGTAGCAGTAGATAACAAAGCATTAGTTATTGGTGGTGGAGTATGTGGTATTCAAACTGCTTTAGATTTAGGTGATATGGGATTCAAAACTTACATGGTAGAGAAAAATCCTACTATTGGAGGTAGGATGGGACAATTAGATAAAACATTCCCAACTCTTGACTGTTCTATGTGTATTTTAGCACCAAAAATGGTAGACGCATACAAACATGAAAATATTGAATTGATTTCTTATGCGGAAGTAGAAGAAGTAGATGGATACATCGGAAACTTCCATGTTACTATTGGTAAAAAAGCAAGATATGTTATTGAAGAAGACTGTACTGGATGTGGATCTTGTGTAGAAGCTTGTCCAATTGAAATACCTAATTACTATGATGAAGGTGTAGGTATGGTAAAAGCTGCATACATTCCTTTCCCTCAAGCTGTACCATTATGTGCAACTATTGATAAAGATTACTGTATTGAATGTATGTTATGTGACCAAGCATGTGAACGTGGTGCAATTGACCACAATCAACAACCATCTAAAATTGAATTAGATGTTGGTACTATTATTGCAGCTATTGGATACGATCCATTTGACCCATCTGGAATATATCAATATGGGTACGGACGTTTCAGTAATGTAATCACTGCTATGGAAATTGAAAGAATGATTAATGCATCTGGTCCTACTGGAGGACATGTTGTAAAACCTTCCGACGGTATCGAACCAAAACGTATTGCATTCATCCATTGTGTTGGTTCAAGAGATGAACAAATAGGTAAACCTTACTGTTCAAGAGTATGTTGTATGTACTCTATGAAAAATGCTCAATTATGTATTGATCATGAACCAGATACTGAAGTTACATGTTATTACATGGATATTCGTGCATTTGGTAAAGGATATGAAGAGTTTTATAAAACTTCTCAAGAAAAATACGGAATTGAATTTGTTAGAGGTAAACCTGCAGCAATCTTCGAAAATGATGATTTAACTTTAACTATCAGAGCAGAAGACACTTTACTTGGAAAAGTAACCGAATACACTTATGATTTAGTTGTATTAAGTGTTGGTCTTGAACACTCTGAAGGATCTGAAGAACTCAGACAAACTTTAGGTGTTTCCAAATCCGCAGATGGATTCTACATGGAAGCTCACCCTAAACTTAGACCTGTTGACACTTTAACTGACGGTGTTTACATTGCTGGTGTAGCTCAAGGTCCTAAAGATATTCCTGATTCTGTAGCACAAGGTTCAGCTGCTGCTTCTAGAGCTGCTATTCCAATGGCTAAAGGTCAAGTGGAAATTGAACCTATTATTGCAAGTACAGACGAAGGTGTCTGTGGTGCTTGTGAAGTATGTGTTGAATTATGTCCATATGGAGCTATTTCCATTGTTGGAGCTGTTGGTGGAGGATCACACGCACAAATTAACTCTGCATTATGTAAAGGATGTGGTACTTGTGTAGGCGCATGTCCATCTGGAGCTATGGATCAACAACACTTCAAAACCGATCAAATCATGGCACAAATCAGTGCTGCTCTTGAAGACATAGGTAAATAG